In Microbacterium maritypicum, the following are encoded in one genomic region:
- a CDS encoding FadR/GntR family transcriptional regulator: MSDQPARAWQLVLEHIERDLLDGRLGPGDRLPSERDLATELGVGRSSVREAFRVLEVMGLIRTATGSGPQSGAIVIATPTGGMSALLRLQVAAQGFALDDVVRTRLVLEDAVVTALATSPDRDTARAHELLEAMDAVGLSAGEFLALDAQLHLSLAEASGNTVIAAMMAGLRSSIESYVQAGVAAIPDWAAMATRLRAEHHALVAAIDAADVEAARTLVRTHITGYHTSAGLTRDIHPQN; the protein is encoded by the coding sequence ATGAGCGACCAGCCGGCGCGCGCCTGGCAACTCGTGCTCGAGCACATCGAGCGCGACCTGCTCGACGGCCGACTCGGGCCCGGTGACCGTCTGCCGTCGGAGCGAGATCTCGCGACCGAGCTCGGCGTCGGCAGGTCCAGCGTCCGCGAGGCGTTCCGCGTGCTCGAGGTGATGGGACTCATCCGCACCGCGACCGGTTCCGGTCCGCAGTCCGGCGCCATCGTCATCGCCACGCCGACCGGTGGCATGTCGGCGCTGCTGCGGCTGCAGGTGGCGGCTCAGGGTTTCGCGCTGGATGATGTCGTGCGCACCCGCCTCGTCCTCGAAGACGCGGTCGTCACCGCCCTGGCCACTTCGCCCGATCGCGACACCGCACGAGCTCATGAGCTGCTCGAGGCGATGGATGCCGTCGGCCTGTCCGCCGGGGAGTTCCTCGCCCTCGACGCCCAGTTGCACCTCTCGCTTGCGGAAGCCAGCGGAAACACGGTCATCGCCGCGATGATGGCGGGCCTGCGCTCCTCGATCGAGTCCTACGTGCAGGCGGGGGTCGCGGCGATCCCGGACTGGGCGGCGATGGCGACCAGGCTCCGCGCCGAGCACCACGCACTGGTCGCCGCGATCGATGCCGCCGATGTCGAGGCTGCTCGAACCCTCGTCCGCACGCACATCACCGGCTACCACACGTCCGCGGGGCTCACCCGCGACATCCATCCCCAGAACTGA
- a CDS encoding VanZ family protein produces the protein MGSLLPPPRRFTRLWALALGIPFLLGLAALTLTPSRIERAMPNLLDLVLGTAHRLGWESLDFTRLEIIANILVFVPVGILAFVLLPRRVWPLALLVGPLLSLGIETAQRVALPHRAATVTDIVANSTGALVGVVFAILCTLLLASRPSQRPPSRLETS, from the coding sequence ATGGGGTCGCTGCTTCCACCACCGCGCCGGTTCACCCGTCTGTGGGCCCTCGCGCTCGGCATCCCGTTCCTCCTGGGCCTCGCGGCTCTGACCCTGACACCGTCGCGGATCGAACGGGCGATGCCCAACCTGCTCGACCTGGTCCTCGGCACGGCGCACCGCCTCGGATGGGAATCCCTCGACTTCACCCGACTCGAGATCATCGCGAACATCCTGGTGTTCGTTCCCGTCGGCATCCTCGCCTTCGTCCTGCTCCCCCGCCGGGTGTGGCCGCTCGCCCTGCTGGTCGGGCCGCTGTTGTCGCTCGGGATCGAGACCGCGCAGCGTGTGGCCCTCCCCCATCGCGCCGCCACCGTCACCGACATCGTGGCGAACTCGACCGGCGCGCTCGTCGGCGTCGTGTTCGCCATCCTCTGCACACTGCTGCTTGCTTCACGACCCTCCCAGCGGCCACCTTCTAGGCTGGAGACATCATGA
- a CDS encoding HAD-IIB family hydrolase, which yields MTAPTLVAFDLDDTLAPSKGLIDPRIAALLRSLLRSVDVAIISGGNEAQFRSQVLSRLGDADAADLARLHLLPTCGTRYLRHDGTDFTPVYAHDLSDEDKQSALTALREEAEHLGLWEAEPWGEILEDRGSQITFSALGQRAPREAKHDWDPTGTKRAALRAAVAARLPGLEVRSGGSTSIDITQAGIDKAFGMRQLAEHTGIPLTEMLFYGDRLDEGGNDYPVLAIGVPSVAVDGWEDTADKLDGLLRTL from the coding sequence ATGACCGCGCCCACACTCGTCGCCTTCGATCTCGATGACACGCTCGCCCCTTCCAAGGGGCTGATCGACCCGCGCATCGCCGCGCTGCTGCGCAGCCTGCTGCGTTCGGTCGACGTTGCCATCATCTCCGGCGGCAACGAGGCGCAGTTCCGCAGTCAGGTGCTCTCGCGCCTGGGCGATGCGGATGCCGCCGACCTCGCCCGCCTGCACCTGCTGCCGACGTGCGGTACGCGCTACCTCCGCCACGACGGGACCGACTTCACACCGGTGTATGCGCACGACCTCAGCGACGAGGACAAGCAGTCCGCGTTGACGGCGCTGCGCGAAGAGGCCGAGCACCTGGGGCTGTGGGAGGCCGAACCCTGGGGCGAGATCCTCGAGGACCGCGGCTCGCAGATCACTTTCTCCGCACTGGGGCAGCGCGCGCCGCGCGAGGCGAAGCACGACTGGGATCCCACGGGGACCAAGCGCGCGGCTCTTCGTGCCGCCGTCGCCGCCCGCCTTCCCGGACTCGAGGTCCGCTCCGGCGGATCGACATCCATCGACATCACCCAGGCCGGCATCGACAAGGCCTTCGGGATGCGGCAGCTCGCCGAGCACACCGGCATCCCTCTCACCGAGATGCTGTTCTACGGCGACCGACTCGACGAGGGCGGGAACGACTACCCGGTCCTGGCCATCGGAGTGCCGTCCGTGGCCGTCGACGGCTGGGAAGACACTGCGGACAAGCTCGACGGCCTCCTGCGGACGCTCTGA
- a CDS encoding alpha-hydroxy acid oxidase, whose translation MVQRQLPNPVELLDLMKFKKPELDGRKRRLDAALTIDDLRLIAKRRTPKAAFDYTDGAAEGELSLTRARQAFQDVEFHPGILRPAPDVDTSTEILGGPSALPFGIAPTGFTRLMQTEGEVAGAGAAAAAGIPFTLSTLGTTSIEGVKAANPDGRNWFQLYVMRDREISYELTRRAAAAGFDTLQFTVDTPVAGARLRDKRNGFSIPPQLTLGTIINAIPRPWWWFDFLTTPKLEFASLSTTGGTVGELLDAAMDPTISYDDLAVIRDIWPGKIVIKGVQNVEDSVRLRDAGVDGIVLSNHGGRQLDRAPIPFHLLPEVRRAVGDDFTVMIDTGIMNGADIVAAVALGADFTLIGRAYLYGLMAGGRQGVDRTIAILRSEIERTMRLLGVSSLAELEPGHVTQLTRLVPVARANAEARTR comes from the coding sequence ATGGTGCAGCGCCAGCTTCCCAACCCCGTCGAACTGCTCGATCTCATGAAGTTCAAGAAGCCCGAGCTCGACGGCCGCAAGCGCCGCCTCGACGCCGCGCTGACCATCGACGATCTGCGTCTGATCGCCAAGCGGCGCACTCCCAAGGCCGCGTTCGACTACACGGACGGTGCGGCCGAGGGTGAGCTCTCCCTCACCCGAGCGCGTCAGGCTTTCCAGGACGTCGAGTTCCACCCCGGCATCCTGCGTCCGGCACCCGATGTCGACACGAGCACCGAGATCCTCGGAGGTCCGTCGGCCCTGCCGTTCGGCATCGCGCCCACCGGGTTCACCCGCCTGATGCAGACCGAGGGCGAGGTCGCCGGAGCCGGTGCGGCGGCTGCCGCCGGCATCCCGTTCACGCTCTCCACTCTCGGCACCACGTCGATCGAGGGCGTGAAGGCTGCGAACCCGGACGGGCGCAACTGGTTCCAGCTGTATGTGATGCGCGATCGCGAGATCTCCTACGAGCTCACCCGACGCGCGGCCGCGGCCGGCTTCGACACCCTGCAGTTCACCGTGGACACCCCCGTCGCCGGTGCTCGTCTGCGCGACAAGCGCAACGGCTTCAGCATCCCGCCGCAGCTGACGCTCGGCACGATCATCAACGCGATCCCGCGTCCCTGGTGGTGGTTCGATTTCCTCACGACGCCCAAGCTGGAGTTCGCGTCGCTGAGCACCACCGGCGGCACAGTCGGCGAGCTGTTGGATGCGGCGATGGATCCGACGATCAGCTACGACGACCTCGCCGTCATCCGCGACATCTGGCCCGGCAAGATCGTGATCAAGGGCGTGCAGAACGTCGAGGACTCCGTGCGTCTGCGTGATGCGGGCGTCGACGGCATCGTCCTGTCGAACCACGGTGGGCGCCAACTCGACCGCGCGCCCATCCCGTTCCACCTGCTGCCCGAGGTACGGCGGGCTGTCGGCGACGACTTCACCGTCATGATCGACACCGGGATCATGAACGGCGCCGACATCGTCGCCGCGGTCGCTCTCGGCGCCGACTTCACGCTCATCGGTCGCGCGTATCTCTACGGGCTCATGGCCGGTGGGCGCCAGGGCGTCGACCGCACGATCGCCATCCTGCGCAGCGAGATCGAACGCACGATGCGGCTGCTGGGCGTCTCTTCGCTGGCCGAGCTCGAGCCGGGTCATGTCACCCAGCTCACCCGTCTGGTGCCGGTCGCCCGCGCGAACGCCGAGGCGCGCACGCGCTGA
- a CDS encoding DUF1295 domain-containing protein, whose translation MDALLIVVITAAVASAVCWILSLITRDTSWVDRAWSIVPVVYVWIFVAGAFANSDGSVRVVLMGVLATAWGARLTFNFARKGGYTGVEDYRWAILRGRMRPWQFQVFNVLFIIGYQMTLLVLITLPALVAAEHPAALTGWDALFVAAFLGFLLGETVADQQQWRFHQRKKEAGGTLAPGFLTTGLFRFSRHPNFFFEQAQWWAFYALGATAAVAGGAGFVGGALNPTIVGPALLTVLFIGSTIFTESITASKYPAYAEYKRSTSMLIPWPPRARAVAPQS comes from the coding sequence ATGGATGCCCTGCTGATCGTCGTCATCACCGCCGCGGTCGCCAGCGCCGTGTGCTGGATCCTCTCCCTGATCACACGCGACACCTCGTGGGTCGACCGGGCATGGTCGATCGTTCCCGTGGTCTACGTGTGGATCTTCGTGGCCGGCGCCTTCGCTAACAGCGACGGCTCCGTGCGTGTCGTACTCATGGGGGTGCTCGCGACCGCCTGGGGCGCACGCTTGACCTTCAACTTCGCGCGCAAGGGCGGCTACACGGGCGTGGAGGACTACCGGTGGGCGATCCTGCGCGGGCGCATGCGCCCGTGGCAGTTCCAGGTCTTCAACGTGCTGTTCATCATCGGCTACCAGATGACGCTGCTCGTGCTCATCACGCTGCCCGCGCTGGTCGCGGCCGAGCATCCCGCAGCCCTCACCGGGTGGGATGCACTGTTCGTCGCTGCGTTCCTCGGGTTCCTCCTCGGCGAGACCGTGGCCGATCAGCAGCAGTGGCGCTTCCACCAGCGCAAGAAGGAGGCAGGGGGCACGCTCGCCCCGGGGTTCCTGACGACCGGGCTGTTCCGCTTCAGCCGCCACCCGAACTTCTTCTTCGAGCAGGCGCAGTGGTGGGCGTTCTACGCGCTCGGGGCGACGGCTGCGGTCGCCGGCGGTGCGGGCTTCGTCGGCGGGGCGCTCAACCCGACCATCGTCGGTCCCGCCCTGCTGACGGTGCTGTTCATCGGGTCGACCATCTTCACGGAGTCGATCACCGCATCCAAGTACCCGGCCTACGCGGAGTACAAGCGCTCGACCTCGATGCTCATCCCGTGGCCGCCGCGTGCGCGCGCCGTGGCCCCGCAGTCCTGA
- a CDS encoding metallophosphoesterase, protein MTARGAAHPALIALGAVGAVGAAAAVWGIGIERYLFTVREATASALPPGSAPLRILHVSDAHMAPWQHRKQDWLASLAELKPDLVVNTGDNLGHANGLEGIRRAFDPLAGIPGVFVHGSNDVTAPSPRNPLRYFLGPSKKQPEPEHLDTAAMDRYFTDELGWTDLNNAAARLTLAGTAVDLFGVNDAHRDWDRLDVLPDAIGALGPRDAGIPMLGVTHAPYQRVLNGFIGLGADAILGGHTHGGQVCLPGYGALVANCDIPLKQAKGLSTWTHEGRTVPLNVSAGCGHSIYAPVRFACRPEATLLTLTARD, encoded by the coding sequence GTGACCGCTCGCGGCGCTGCGCACCCGGCCCTCATCGCGCTCGGCGCGGTGGGGGCCGTCGGTGCCGCCGCAGCAGTCTGGGGCATCGGCATCGAGCGCTACCTGTTCACGGTGCGCGAGGCGACGGCATCCGCGCTCCCTCCCGGTTCGGCCCCCTTGCGCATCCTGCACGTGTCGGACGCGCACATGGCGCCCTGGCAGCACCGCAAGCAGGACTGGCTGGCCTCGCTCGCCGAGCTGAAGCCGGACCTCGTCGTCAACACCGGCGACAACCTCGGGCACGCGAACGGCTTGGAAGGCATCCGCCGCGCGTTCGACCCGCTCGCGGGCATCCCTGGAGTGTTCGTGCACGGGTCGAACGATGTGACCGCGCCGTCTCCGCGCAATCCTCTGCGCTACTTCCTCGGTCCGTCCAAGAAGCAGCCCGAGCCGGAGCACCTCGACACCGCGGCGATGGACCGGTACTTCACGGACGAGCTCGGATGGACCGACCTGAACAACGCCGCCGCGCGACTCACCCTCGCCGGCACAGCGGTCGACCTCTTCGGCGTCAACGACGCCCACCGCGACTGGGACCGCCTCGACGTGCTGCCGGACGCCATCGGCGCGCTCGGTCCGCGTGACGCCGGCATACCGATGCTGGGCGTCACCCACGCGCCCTACCAGCGCGTGCTCAACGGCTTCATCGGCCTCGGCGCCGACGCGATCCTCGGTGGCCACACCCACGGCGGCCAGGTGTGCCTCCCCGGCTACGGTGCCCTCGTGGCCAACTGCGACATCCCCCTCAAGCAGGCCAAGGGACTGAGCACGTGGACGCACGAGGGCCGCACGGTGCCGCTCAATGTCAGCGCCGGGTGCGGACACTCGATCTACGCACCGGTCCGCTTCGCCTGCCGCCCCGAGGCCACGCTGCTCACGCTCACCGCGCGGGACTGA
- a CDS encoding transglycosylase domain-containing protein: protein MPQKNRTVRGVLGGLVGLVGLSAVAGLLVAASVTPVLTMTGLAGAQALTLFDQLPENLNPGTPMEQSTIYATDPDGKPVELASFYEQNRIPVTYEQVAPVLYDAILSSEDKSFYSHGGVNLGATVKALVDNVRGTSSRGASTISQQYVKNVLIQECEQDVDRASETYTDDLRKCFEDATNASGNEGIERKLQEMRYAIQVEKDFSKNDILLGYLNIANFGGTVYGIEAASKYYFSTSAAKLTVAQAATLAGIVQNPNTYRIDMPQGTTTNEAGEALNTADSGYSLTKDRRHYVLGRMLADGKITQAQYDEADASEITPTLKQPTQGCAAAGLNAYFCQYVRSIVLDDEAFGKTPQERADLLRRGGLKIYTSLDYRIQNPAAQTMSEIVPANYDNDYFGAAGVSIEVGTGRILSITQNTRFDETTTDDLGKTSLVFAGDQKHGNSGGFQVGSVYKLFTLIDWLEKGHSVNEVLNGRVQTNLKIPVCESPQSTNTKEIGNFGGGGGYNASVMDFTRQSLNSGYFAMASKLDICDINKVADRMGVTLASGKKVTEENVPYDVLGPKNISPIAMANAYATVASGGKYCTPRAIDRVVGPDGKDRELPAASCTDGVISPEVAATAAYALQGVMAGGTGREANPYDGTPLIGKTGTHDRWSTMMIESSTKVTTAVWAGRWKGQSDIYQKRTPAGYRLNEMRYPLAKAAQAAANEVYEGGDFPREYGNLTRRVMAEVPNVVGMTMEEAESTLKSKGFGVAVGAAVDSDKPTNIVVAQDPSGQTAGGSTITISPSNGQGTTVPANLVGMSPADAMTALNAAGFTTTERDNSCNPPTAVVSSTDPAPGTATSKSTPVTVTCK from the coding sequence ATGCCCCAAAAGAATCGCACGGTGAGAGGCGTGCTCGGCGGTCTCGTCGGGCTCGTCGGCTTGAGCGCCGTCGCCGGCCTCCTGGTCGCTGCCAGCGTCACGCCCGTCCTCACCATGACCGGTCTCGCCGGCGCCCAGGCACTGACTCTCTTCGACCAGCTCCCCGAGAACCTCAACCCGGGTACGCCGATGGAGCAGTCGACGATCTACGCCACGGACCCCGACGGCAAGCCGGTCGAGCTGGCCTCTTTCTACGAGCAGAACCGCATCCCGGTCACGTACGAGCAGGTGGCCCCCGTGCTGTACGACGCCATCCTCTCCAGTGAGGACAAGAGCTTCTACAGCCACGGCGGCGTCAACCTCGGTGCGACGGTGAAGGCGCTCGTCGACAACGTGCGCGGCACCTCCAGCCGAGGCGCTTCCACGATCAGCCAGCAGTACGTGAAGAACGTGCTGATCCAGGAGTGCGAGCAAGACGTCGACCGCGCCTCCGAGACCTACACGGACGACCTGCGCAAGTGCTTCGAAGACGCGACCAACGCCAGCGGCAACGAGGGCATCGAACGCAAGCTGCAGGAGATGCGCTACGCGATCCAGGTCGAGAAGGACTTCTCCAAGAACGACATCCTGCTCGGATACCTGAACATCGCGAACTTCGGCGGCACGGTGTACGGCATCGAAGCCGCATCGAAGTACTACTTCAGCACGAGCGCCGCGAAGCTCACGGTCGCACAGGCGGCGACCTTGGCCGGCATCGTGCAGAACCCCAACACGTACCGCATCGACATGCCGCAGGGCACCACGACGAACGAGGCCGGTGAGGCGCTGAACACCGCCGACAGCGGCTACTCGCTCACGAAGGACCGTCGCCACTACGTGCTGGGCCGCATGCTCGCCGACGGCAAGATCACCCAGGCGCAGTACGACGAAGCGGATGCCTCCGAGATCACGCCGACGCTGAAGCAGCCCACGCAGGGCTGCGCGGCGGCCGGCCTCAACGCCTACTTCTGCCAGTACGTGCGGTCGATCGTGCTCGACGACGAAGCCTTCGGCAAGACTCCCCAGGAGCGCGCCGATCTGCTCCGTCGCGGCGGCCTGAAGATCTACACCTCGCTGGACTACCGCATTCAGAACCCGGCGGCACAGACGATGAGCGAGATCGTTCCGGCCAACTACGACAACGACTACTTTGGCGCTGCCGGCGTCTCGATCGAGGTCGGCACCGGTCGCATCCTGTCGATCACGCAGAACACGCGGTTCGACGAGACCACCACCGATGATCTCGGGAAGACCTCGCTCGTCTTCGCCGGCGACCAGAAGCACGGCAACTCCGGCGGCTTCCAGGTCGGCTCGGTGTACAAGCTCTTCACGCTGATCGACTGGCTCGAGAAGGGGCACTCCGTCAACGAGGTGCTGAACGGTCGCGTGCAGACGAACTTGAAGATCCCCGTCTGCGAGAGCCCGCAGAGCACGAACACCAAGGAGATCGGCAACTTCGGCGGCGGTGGCGGGTACAACGCGAGCGTCATGGACTTCACGCGGCAGTCGCTGAACAGCGGCTACTTCGCGATGGCCTCGAAGCTCGACATCTGCGACATCAACAAGGTCGCCGATCGCATGGGCGTCACGCTCGCCAGCGGCAAGAAGGTCACCGAAGAGAACGTGCCGTACGACGTGCTCGGCCCGAAGAACATCTCCCCCATCGCGATGGCGAACGCCTATGCCACGGTCGCGAGCGGCGGCAAGTACTGCACCCCGCGCGCGATCGACCGCGTGGTCGGCCCCGATGGCAAGGACCGCGAACTCCCGGCGGCCTCGTGCACCGACGGCGTGATCTCTCCCGAGGTCGCGGCGACGGCTGCTTACGCGCTCCAGGGCGTGATGGCAGGCGGCACCGGCCGCGAAGCGAACCCGTACGACGGCACGCCGTTGATCGGCAAGACCGGGACGCACGACCGCTGGTCGACCATGATGATCGAGTCCAGCACCAAGGTCACCACAGCGGTCTGGGCCGGCCGCTGGAAGGGGCAGTCGGACATCTACCAGAAGCGGACCCCCGCTGGTTACCGGCTCAACGAGATGCGCTATCCGTTGGCCAAGGCCGCGCAGGCCGCCGCCAACGAGGTGTACGAGGGAGGTGACTTCCCGCGTGAGTACGGCAACCTGACCCGTCGGGTGATGGCGGAGGTCCCGAACGTCGTCGGCATGACGATGGAAGAAGCCGAGTCGACTCTCAAGAGCAAGGGCTTCGGCGTGGCCGTCGGTGCCGCCGTCGACAGCGACAAGCCGACGAACATCGTCGTCGCACAGGACCCCTCCGGGCAGACCGCGGGCGGGTCGACCATCACGATCTCCCCCAGCAACGGCCAGGGCACCACGGTTCCCGCCAACCTCGTAGGTATGTCGCCAGCTGACGCGATGACGGCGCTGAACGCTGCCGGCTTCACGACGACCGAGAGGGATAACTCGTGCAACCCGCCGACCGCGGTCGTGTCCTCGACGGACCCGGCGCCCGGCACGGCGACCAGCAAGTCCACTCCCGTCACCGTGACGTGCAAGTGA
- the acs gene encoding acetate--CoA ligase translates to MSSQIDHLLDETRRFAPSEEFVAQTISSPELYERAAADREAFWGEQSRDLVHWHKPFTQVLDWTNPPFAKWFDDGELNVAYNCLDRHVEEGNGDRVALHWEGEPGDSRRITYAELTAEVKRVANVLEGLGIGQGDRVAIYLPMIPEAIASMLAVARVGAIHSVVFGGFSADSLRSRIDDAGAKLVITADGGYRKGRVSALKPAVDQALADRGEGEQQTVEHVLVVRRGENEVDWVEGRDLWWHDVVPAASAEHTAQAFPAENPLFILYTSGTTGKPKGILHTSGGYLTQVAYSHKYVFDLHPETDVFWCTADIGWITGHSYVTYGPLANGATQVLYEGTPDAPHPGRWWEIIEKYKVSIFYTAPTAIRSFMKIGRSVPKKFDLSSLRLLGSVGEPINPEAWMWYREVIGAGKTPIVDTWWQTETGAIMVSALPGVTETKPGSAQVPLPGISIDVVDEQGVEVGNGNGGLLVITEPWPSMLRGIWGDPERYRETYWEKFEDQGYYFAGDGARLDEDGDLWLLGRVDDVMNVSGHRLSTAEIESSLVAHEATAEAAVVGASDETTGQAVVAFVIIKESYLAEHEPAGLAQLLRLWVGEQIGAIARPRDVYIVGELPKTRSGKIMRRLLRDVAEGREVGDTTTLADTAVMSIISAQVK, encoded by the coding sequence ATGAGCAGCCAGATCGACCACCTTCTCGACGAGACCCGGCGGTTCGCACCGTCGGAGGAATTCGTCGCCCAGACCATCTCATCGCCCGAACTCTACGAGCGCGCCGCTGCCGATCGCGAGGCGTTCTGGGGCGAGCAGTCCCGCGACCTGGTGCACTGGCACAAGCCGTTCACGCAGGTTCTCGACTGGACGAACCCGCCGTTCGCGAAGTGGTTCGACGACGGCGAGCTGAACGTGGCGTACAACTGCCTCGACCGGCACGTCGAAGAGGGCAATGGCGACCGGGTCGCTCTGCACTGGGAGGGTGAGCCCGGGGATTCCCGACGCATCACTTACGCCGAGCTGACCGCAGAGGTCAAGCGGGTCGCCAACGTCCTCGAAGGGCTCGGCATCGGCCAGGGCGACCGCGTCGCGATCTATCTGCCCATGATCCCCGAGGCGATCGCCTCGATGCTCGCCGTCGCCCGCGTCGGTGCGATCCACTCCGTGGTGTTCGGCGGATTCAGCGCCGACAGCCTCCGCTCACGCATCGACGACGCCGGAGCGAAGCTCGTCATCACCGCTGACGGCGGCTACCGCAAGGGCCGGGTGTCCGCTTTGAAGCCGGCGGTGGATCAGGCGCTCGCCGACCGTGGCGAGGGCGAGCAGCAGACCGTCGAGCACGTCCTGGTCGTCCGGCGCGGCGAGAACGAGGTGGACTGGGTCGAGGGACGCGACCTGTGGTGGCACGACGTGGTTCCCGCGGCGTCCGCCGAGCACACGGCCCAGGCCTTCCCCGCGGAGAACCCGCTGTTCATCCTCTACACGTCGGGCACCACCGGGAAGCCCAAGGGCATCCTGCACACCTCGGGCGGTTACCTCACCCAGGTCGCGTACTCGCACAAGTACGTGTTCGACCTGCATCCGGAGACCGACGTCTTCTGGTGCACGGCCGACATCGGATGGATCACCGGACACAGCTACGTCACCTACGGTCCGCTCGCGAACGGCGCGACCCAGGTGCTCTACGAAGGCACGCCGGACGCTCCACACCCCGGCCGCTGGTGGGAGATCATCGAGAAGTACAAGGTCTCGATCTTCTACACCGCGCCGACGGCGATCCGTTCGTTCATGAAGATCGGCCGCAGCGTGCCGAAGAAGTTCGACCTGTCGTCGCTGCGACTGCTCGGTTCGGTGGGTGAGCCCATCAACCCCGAGGCGTGGATGTGGTACCGCGAGGTCATCGGCGCCGGCAAGACGCCGATCGTCGACACGTGGTGGCAGACCGAGACCGGAGCGATCATGGTCTCGGCCCTCCCCGGCGTCACCGAGACCAAGCCCGGATCCGCGCAGGTTCCGCTTCCGGGGATCTCGATCGATGTCGTCGACGAGCAGGGTGTCGAGGTCGGCAACGGCAACGGCGGACTCCTCGTGATCACCGAGCCCTGGCCGAGCATGCTGCGCGGCATCTGGGGCGACCCGGAGCGCTACCGCGAGACGTACTGGGAGAAGTTCGAGGACCAGGGTTACTACTTCGCGGGTGATGGAGCCCGACTCGACGAGGACGGCGACCTGTGGCTGCTCGGCCGCGTCGACGACGTCATGAACGTCTCGGGACACCGTCTCTCCACCGCCGAGATCGAGTCGTCGCTGGTCGCGCACGAGGCGACGGCTGAAGCCGCCGTGGTCGGCGCATCGGACGAGACGACCGGACAGGCGGTCGTGGCCTTCGTCATCATCAAGGAGAGCTACCTCGCCGAGCACGAGCCCGCGGGCCTCGCCCAGCTGCTGCGCCTGTGGGTCGGAGAGCAGATCGGGGCGATCGCCCGTCCGCGCGACGTATACATCGTGGGCGAGCTGCCGAAGACCCGCTCCGGCAAGATCATGCGGCGCCTGCTGCGCGACGTCGCCGAAGGCCGCGAGGTCGGGGACACGACGACGCTGGCCGACACCGCGGTGATGAGCATCATCTCGGCGCAGGTCAAGTAG
- a CDS encoding RidA family protein, with protein MSVAARLAELGIELPAVAAPVAAYVPAVVHDGLVYTSGQLPFVSGALPAVGKVGAEVSVEDAKAYARTCALNALAAAADAAGGVDRIGGVLRVGGFVASAADFTGQPGVINGASEVLGEIFGDAGRHARAAVGVAELPLGSPVEVEVTFILA; from the coding sequence ATGAGCGTCGCCGCCCGCCTCGCCGAACTCGGCATCGAGCTGCCCGCGGTCGCCGCACCCGTCGCCGCCTACGTCCCGGCGGTCGTGCACGACGGTCTCGTCTACACCTCGGGCCAGCTCCCGTTCGTCTCCGGTGCGCTCCCTGCCGTCGGCAAGGTCGGCGCCGAGGTCTCGGTGGAAGACGCGAAGGCGTATGCGCGCACCTGTGCGTTGAACGCCCTTGCCGCGGCGGCGGATGCCGCGGGCGGCGTCGACCGCATCGGCGGAGTGCTCCGCGTGGGCGGCTTCGTCGCCTCCGCCGCAGACTTCACGGGGCAGCCGGGCGTCATCAACGGCGCCAGCGAGGTGCTCGGCGAGATCTTCGGCGACGCCGGGCGTCATGCGCGTGCGGCCGTGGGTGTGGCGGAGCTTCCCCTCGGCAGCCCGGTCGAGGTCGAAGTGACCTTCATCCTCGCCTGA